A stretch of the Gossypium hirsutum isolate 1008001.06 chromosome D07, Gossypium_hirsutum_v2.1, whole genome shotgun sequence genome encodes the following:
- the LOC107956039 gene encoding uncharacterized mitochondrial protein AtMg00810-like, with translation MADKFVVSKADNSLFIRQEGSQLLYVLIYVDDIVVISTNPLAIDRFVKDLDVHFSLKDLSHLNYFLGIEVTYTLNGNLMEDERLFRSIVGALQYVVITRPDSAFSINKVCQYMHKPLDTHFKVVKRILRHLQGTLEYGLQFTHNSKLLLESYSDESWGSDIDDHRSTSGFCVFLGGNPISWSSKKQQVVSRSTAEAEYRSLAHVAAEI, from the exons ATGGCAGACAAATTTGTTGTATCTAAGGCTGACAATTCTCTCTTCATTCGGCAAGAAGGGTCTCAACTTCTATATGTCCtcatatatgttgatgatatagtAGTCATTAGCACCAACCCTCTTGCTATTGATCGGTTTGTCAAGGATCTTGACGTTCATTTTTCCTTGAAAGACTTGAGTCACTTAAACTACTTTCTTGGAATCGAAGTAACATACACTCTGAATG GAAATCTAATGGAGGATGAAAGGTTGTTTAGAAGCATTGTGGGTGCCCTACAATATGTAGTGATTACAAGGCCCGATAGTGCCTTCTCAATTAACAAAGTCTGTCAATATATGCACAAGCCTTTAGATACACATTTCAAAGTTGTCAAACGAATTTTACGACACCTACAAGGGACACTAGAGTATGGTTTACAGTTTACTCATAACTCAAAACTTCTTCTCGAAAGCTATTCTGATGAGAGTTGGGGTTCAGACATTGATGACCATCGATCTACCTCTGGCTTTTGTGTTTTTCTTGGTGGGAATCCGATCTCGTGGAGTTCCAAGAAGCAACAAGTGGTGTCGAGATCCACAGCAGAGGCTGAATATCGAAGCTTGGCTCATGTCGCTGCAGAAATATAG